One stretch of Deinococcus hopiensis KR-140 DNA includes these proteins:
- a CDS encoding replication initiator protein A, giving the protein MAKPAKKTEKPAYRRGPATPDSPPDVSAGMDELNLGRLTLNSAQKTVPPEMRRWEKNILTPDGRPVVVVCAVEEGEVVPHGLDNDFMVGLINLCFEAGVPNGPFTTTGYAILKAAGLPDSAQYYRAMQASLRRLSKAKYSVDEAWYRHQGRAGEWLSQEFSQISYLAVRRSSTGLSARSVIVVQLGVPIVESLRAGYIKPLDLDFYRSLSQPLVRALYRQLDALHFDETTENGLVKEVTAPLLGWAVRLGLFSDRPDNILRSLQPAHDELLNRGYLGQVEHDGRGRQRTIRYVFAGPPRTDHPELAALLTQQGVKEGMALRLSATFPERIEDALRKFKHYLGTARKPVGNPAGLLVAMIKSPEQYDGFLDIPSPPSSGLPPKTPQVEEAETQAPERYLERLDPSERQAWALKQLGLLGIMKHLTVAERALLGEALSRGAADASTLVKQATAASFSGAAGVLEYVDELRRALSTHP; this is encoded by the coding sequence ATGGCAAAGCCGGCCAAAAAGACCGAGAAACCTGCCTACCGCCGGGGACCTGCCACGCCAGACAGTCCGCCCGACGTCAGCGCCGGAATGGACGAGCTGAACCTGGGGCGCCTGACCCTCAACAGCGCGCAGAAGACGGTCCCTCCAGAAATGCGGCGCTGGGAAAAAAACATCCTGACGCCCGACGGCCGCCCTGTGGTGGTCGTGTGCGCTGTGGAGGAAGGCGAGGTCGTTCCGCACGGACTGGACAACGACTTTATGGTCGGCTTGATCAACCTGTGTTTCGAGGCGGGCGTGCCGAACGGCCCGTTCACGACCACGGGCTACGCCATCCTGAAAGCGGCGGGGCTGCCCGATTCCGCGCAGTACTACAGGGCGATGCAGGCGAGCCTGAGGCGGCTGAGCAAAGCCAAGTACAGCGTGGACGAAGCCTGGTACCGGCACCAGGGCCGGGCGGGAGAATGGCTGTCCCAGGAGTTCAGTCAGATCTCGTATCTGGCGGTCCGCCGCTCCAGCACTGGCCTGTCGGCCAGGAGTGTCATCGTGGTGCAGCTCGGCGTGCCCATCGTCGAGAGCCTGCGGGCCGGGTACATCAAACCCCTGGACCTGGACTTCTACCGCTCGCTGAGCCAGCCGCTCGTACGCGCCCTGTACCGTCAGCTCGACGCACTCCACTTCGACGAGACCACGGAAAACGGCCTCGTGAAGGAGGTCACGGCTCCGCTGCTGGGCTGGGCAGTGCGCCTCGGGCTTTTCAGTGACCGTCCAGACAACATTCTGCGGTCGCTGCAGCCCGCCCACGACGAGCTGCTCAACCGCGGCTATCTGGGACAGGTGGAGCACGATGGCCGGGGCCGTCAGCGGACCATTCGGTATGTCTTCGCTGGTCCTCCGCGCACGGATCATCCAGAACTGGCCGCGCTGCTGACGCAGCAAGGTGTGAAGGAAGGCATGGCCCTACGGCTCAGCGCCACTTTTCCCGAACGTATCGAAGACGCCCTGCGCAAATTCAAGCACTACCTGGGGACCGCGCGGAAACCTGTGGGTAACCCCGCGGGCCTGCTGGTGGCCATGATCAAGAGCCCCGAGCAGTATGACGGCTTTCTGGACATTCCCTCTCCCCCCTCCAGCGGGCTTCCGCCAAAAACACCGCAGGTCGAGGAAGCCGAAACCCAGGCCCCAGAACGGTATCTGGAACGGCTTGACCCCTCCGAACGTCAGGCCTGGGCACTCAAGCAGCTGGGACTGCTGGGCATCATGAAGCATCTGACGGTCGCGGAACGTGCCCTGCTGGGAGAGGCCTTGAGCCGCGGAGCGGCAGACGCGTCCACCCTGGTCAAGCAGGCCACGGCCGCCAGTTTCTCAGGTGCTGCAGGAGTCCTCGAGTACGTGGATGAACTTCGCAGGGCCCTGAGCACGCACCCGTAG